The following coding sequences lie in one Eleginops maclovinus isolate JMC-PN-2008 ecotype Puerto Natales chromosome 21, JC_Emac_rtc_rv5, whole genome shotgun sequence genomic window:
- the LOC134883905 gene encoding eukaryotic translation initiation factor 5A-1-like, which yields MSDPDLDFTTGESGASATYPMQCSALRKNGYVVLKGRPCKIVEMSTSKTGKHGHAKVNMVGIDIFTNKKHEDMCPSTHNMDVPSIKRIDYQLVNINEGYMTLMSDNGEIREDLKVPESEVGKEIETKFEAGDEFMVTVIAAMGEECAIATKVLTSK from the exons ATGTCAGATCCCGATCTTGACTTCACGACTGGCGAGTCTGGCGCCTCCGCCACTTACCCTATGCAGTGCTCCGCTCTGCGTAAGAACGGGTATGTGGTGCTGAAGGGACGCCCCTGCAAAATTGTGGAGATGTCCACCTCCAAGACCGGCAAGCACGGTCATGCCAAG GTTAACATGGTTGGTATCGACATCTTCACCAACAAGAAGCATGAAGATATGTGCCCCTCCACCCACAACATGGATGTTCCCTCCATCAAGAGGATAGACTACCAG CTGGTTAACATCAACGAAGGCTACATGACCTTGATGAGCGACAACGGTGAAATCAGGGAGGACCTGAAGGTCCCTGAGAGCGAAGTCGGCAAGGAAATCGAGACTAAGTTTGAAGCCGGTGATGAATTCATG GTCACTGTCATTGCTGCCATGGGGGAGGAATGTGCTATCGCTACCAAGGTCCTGACCAGCAAATAG